In Ruminiclostridium papyrosolvens DSM 2782, the following proteins share a genomic window:
- a CDS encoding alkaline phosphatase produces MVKKIMPNKRLFTGLLCLAVVMVLAVGTVFSSAKASNVGLQNEAVTSNTSKTPKYIFMFIGDGMAAVQVNSAQIYKGINKHNQMSLKELNFQNFEAVGYQTTHDATSFVPDSASTATSLSSGFKTWSGTIGLKPIGNKSGNKQENIDSSKVPKTIAERLKAEKGMKVGIISTVTINHATPAAYYAHVASRNDYYSIAMQMAKSNFDYFGGGTINQPTGAKKDQKDAYEVMKENGYTIARTKKDILDLNSKSGKVYAVTPVVQDSGAMPYAIDNKAGDLTLADFVKKGIDVLDNEKGFFMMAESGKVDWAGHANDAKANIGDVLAFDNAIQAAIDFAHKHPDETLIIVTGDHETGGMTIGQATTGYDTAFELLDNQKMSYVAFDNLINDMKAKNPNLSFNKVLSVITEKFGLVNETTGDISRKGEPSYMTLELSDREMSKLKTAFAETMAAKPTDNEETDLLYGGYSPLSVTLTHILNNKAGIGWTSYSHTGVPVPVYATGVGAVLFNGAYENTDVYNKLVTITELK; encoded by the coding sequence ATGGTTAAAAAAATAATGCCTAATAAGAGATTGTTCACAGGTTTACTATGTTTAGCAGTCGTAATGGTATTAGCGGTAGGAACAGTTTTTTCGTCCGCTAAGGCTTCAAATGTGGGATTACAAAATGAAGCAGTAACATCGAATACATCAAAGACTCCTAAGTACATATTTATGTTTATCGGGGATGGTATGGCAGCAGTACAAGTAAATTCAGCTCAAATCTATAAGGGTATCAATAAACATAATCAAATGTCATTAAAAGAACTTAACTTCCAGAATTTTGAGGCAGTAGGATATCAAACAACTCATGATGCAACATCCTTTGTTCCGGATTCCGCATCTACGGCGACTTCTTTGTCATCAGGATTTAAAACCTGGAGTGGTACTATCGGATTAAAGCCCATAGGAAACAAATCAGGCAATAAACAGGAAAATATAGATAGTTCTAAAGTTCCTAAAACTATTGCTGAAAGACTTAAAGCAGAGAAGGGTATGAAGGTGGGTATCATATCTACGGTAACAATTAATCATGCTACACCGGCAGCATATTATGCACATGTTGCGTCAAGAAATGATTATTATAGTATAGCTATGCAAATGGCAAAATCAAACTTTGATTATTTTGGCGGTGGTACTATAAACCAACCAACAGGGGCAAAAAAGGATCAAAAAGATGCTTATGAAGTGATGAAAGAAAATGGGTATACAATAGCAAGAACAAAGAAAGACATTTTGGACCTTAACAGCAAGTCAGGAAAAGTGTATGCCGTAACTCCCGTGGTGCAAGATAGTGGTGCTATGCCTTATGCAATTGATAATAAAGCAGGGGACTTAACTCTTGCTGATTTTGTTAAAAAGGGTATAGATGTTCTTGATAATGAAAAAGGGTTTTTCATGATGGCTGAATCGGGAAAAGTTGACTGGGCAGGCCATGCTAATGATGCAAAAGCAAATATCGGTGATGTTTTGGCATTTGATAATGCTATCCAAGCAGCTATAGATTTCGCTCATAAGCATCCGGATGAGACATTAATAATAGTAACAGGCGACCATGAAACCGGTGGTATGACTATAGGACAGGCAACAACAGGGTATGATACGGCTTTTGAACTTTTAGATAATCAAAAAATGTCCTATGTGGCCTTCGATAATTTGATTAATGATATGAAAGCCAAAAATCCAAATTTATCATTTAATAAAGTACTTTCTGTAATTACTGAAAAATTTGGACTTGTTAACGAAACTACAGGTGATATTAGTCGTAAAGGTGAGCCCAGCTACATGACATTAGAATTGTCAGATAGGGAAATGTCAAAACTCAAAACTGCTTTTGCTGAAACAATGGCAGCTAAGCCTACCGATAATGAAGAAACTGATTTACTATATGGTGGATATAGCCCACTTTCGGTAACATTAACTCATATTTTAAATAACAAAGCAGGTATAGGTTGGACATCATATTCACACACAGGAGTTCCGGTGCCGGTGTATGCAACAGGAGTGGGAGCAGTGCTATTCAATGGTGCGTATGAGAACACTGATGTATACAACAAATTGGTTACAATTACGGAGTTAAAATAA
- a CDS encoding phosphoglycerate dehydrogenase, producing the protein MKYSCLNPIANIGLDIFNEEHIKIDNVSEADAILVRSAAMHDMEFSSNLKAIARAGAGVNNIPLEKCAENGIVVFNTPGANANGVKELVIAGLMLASRNIIGGVNWVQTIKDEPAVGKAVEKGKGKFAGKEIKGKKLGVIGLGAIGVLVANAANRLGMKVYGYDPFISVDSAWNLSRDIVHVKTRDEIYKECDYITLHTPLIENSDPNVNTKEMINEETISKMKDGVTILNFARDLLVCDNDIEVALKNGKVAKYVTDFPNDKTAKMEGVIAIPHLGASTEESEDNCAVMAVKQLVDFIENGNIKNSVNYPNCDAGICMTDGRIAICHRNIPNMLAQFAGAFSSMNVNILDMVSKSRGDYAYTVLDIENQTNEEVVAMIAAIKGVLKVRIVK; encoded by the coding sequence ATGAAATATAGTTGTCTTAATCCGATAGCAAATATTGGTTTAGATATTTTTAATGAGGAACATATTAAAATTGATAATGTCAGTGAAGCAGATGCGATATTAGTCAGAAGCGCAGCGATGCATGACATGGAATTCAGCAGTAATCTAAAGGCGATTGCAAGAGCCGGAGCAGGAGTAAACAATATTCCGCTGGAAAAATGTGCTGAGAATGGAATTGTCGTATTTAATACACCTGGAGCAAATGCGAACGGTGTAAAAGAATTAGTAATTGCAGGACTTATGTTAGCTTCCCGTAATATCATAGGTGGAGTCAACTGGGTTCAGACTATCAAGGACGAGCCTGCTGTTGGAAAGGCTGTAGAAAAAGGCAAAGGCAAGTTTGCGGGCAAGGAAATAAAGGGCAAGAAGTTAGGTGTTATTGGACTTGGCGCAATTGGTGTTTTAGTAGCAAATGCTGCTAACCGCTTGGGAATGAAAGTTTATGGATATGACCCGTTCATTTCAGTAGACAGTGCATGGAATTTATCCCGTGATATTGTGCATGTTAAAACAAGAGACGAAATATATAAAGAGTGCGATTATATCACTCTTCATACTCCTTTGATAGAGAATTCGGACCCTAATGTTAATACAAAGGAAATGATTAACGAAGAAACGATTTCCAAGATGAAGGATGGAGTTACTATACTTAATTTCGCAAGGGATTTGTTAGTATGTGATAACGATATAGAAGTAGCTTTGAAAAATGGCAAGGTTGCGAAGTATGTTACCGATTTCCCTAATGATAAGACGGCTAAGATGGAGGGAGTTATAGCAATTCCACATCTGGGAGCCTCTACAGAAGAATCGGAAGATAACTGTGCAGTGATGGCTGTAAAACAGTTGGTGGATTTTATTGAGAATGGTAACATTAAAAATTCTGTAAACTATCCAAACTGTGATGCGGGTATCTGCATGACGGACGGACGTATTGCTATCTGCCACAGAAACATTCCGAATATGCTGGCTCAGTTCGCCGGAGCATTTTCTTCTATGAATGTAAATATCTTAGACATGGTGAGTAAATCAAGAGGCGACTATGCGTACACCGTATTGGATATTGAAAACCAGACCAATGAAGAAGTTGTAGCAATGATTGCGGCAATTAAAGGTGTATTAAAAGTAAGAATTGTAAAATAA
- the serC gene encoding 3-phosphoserine/phosphohydroxythreonine transaminase, which produces MGRIYNFSAGPAMLPVEVLKEAADEMLDYRGTGMSVMEMSHRSKAYEVIIKEAEKDLRELMNIPDNYKVLFLQGGASLQFAMIPMNLMKNKVSDHIITGQWAKKAYQEAKIYGTANVIASSEDKTFSYIPDCSDLPISENADYVYICENNTIYGTKFKKLPNTKGKLLVSDVSSCFLSEPVDVTKYGIIYGGVQKNIGPAGVVIVIIREDLITEDTLPGTPTMMKYKTHEKEGSMYNTPPAYGIYICGKVFKWIKNKGGLEAMKAHNEKKAAILYDFLDQSKMFRGTVVKEDRSLMNVPFVTGNEELDAKFIKESKAAGFENLKGHRTVGGMRASIYNAMPIEGVEALVAFMKKFEAENL; this is translated from the coding sequence GTGGGAAGGATTTATAATTTTTCTGCAGGTCCGGCAATGTTGCCGGTAGAGGTACTAAAAGAAGCAGCTGACGAGATGCTGGATTACAGAGGTACCGGTATGTCTGTTATGGAGATGAGCCACAGATCTAAGGCATACGAAGTAATCATAAAGGAAGCTGAGAAGGATTTACGGGAATTAATGAATATTCCTGATAATTATAAAGTGCTTTTCTTACAGGGCGGTGCGTCACTTCAGTTTGCCATGATTCCGATGAATTTGATGAAGAATAAAGTATCTGACCATATAATAACCGGACAATGGGCAAAGAAAGCATATCAGGAAGCTAAAATCTATGGTACAGCCAATGTAATTGCTTCTTCTGAGGATAAGACATTTTCTTATATTCCGGATTGCTCCGACCTTCCAATTTCTGAAAATGCTGATTACGTATACATTTGTGAAAACAATACTATATACGGAACAAAATTCAAAAAATTACCAAATACTAAGGGCAAGCTATTAGTTTCTGACGTTTCTTCATGTTTCTTATCAGAACCCGTTGATGTAACAAAATATGGCATAATTTATGGTGGTGTTCAAAAGAACATCGGACCGGCAGGTGTTGTAATTGTTATTATTCGTGAAGATCTTATAACTGAAGATACACTTCCGGGCACTCCTACCATGATGAAATATAAAACTCATGAAAAAGAGGGTTCTATGTATAATACCCCTCCGGCTTATGGCATTTATATCTGTGGTAAGGTATTTAAATGGATTAAGAATAAAGGCGGCTTAGAGGCTATGAAGGCTCATAACGAGAAAAAAGCAGCAATACTTTATGATTTCTTAGACCAGAGCAAGATGTTCCGCGGAACTGTTGTAAAAGAAGACCGTTCCTTAATGAATGTTCCTTTTGTTACGGGGAATGAAGAACTTGATGCAAAATTTATTAAAGAATCAAAGGCCGCAGGTTTTGAAAACCTAAAAGGACATAGAACTGTAGGCGGTATGAGAGCTTCAATATATAATGCAATGCCTATTGAAGGTGTTGAGGCATTAGTTGCGTTTATGAAGAAGTTTGAAGCTGAGAACCTGTAA
- a CDS encoding phosphotransferase family protein: MDYSLINDIPMHTNWSKVEPLNKGWSDDKKFYIEDNTGRKLLLRVSDYSKYEVKRLENEYMNKASSLGITMSKPLDFGVCSNGKSVYLLLTWVEGEDAETALPKISEREQYNLGLKAGQILQKIHTIPAAGNQEGWADRYKRKIEQKIRAYRDCSVKLDNDAEFIRFLEKNISCLNYRPQVYQHGDFHIGNLIVTKDNDIGVIDFNRSDFGDPWEEFNRCVFSCKVSVPFVLGQIHGYFDQRVPDMFFRLMALYIITDIISSIPWAIPFGEEDVKYMINNANEVYSYFNGLKTYVPIWYKDSFM; this comes from the coding sequence GTGGATTATAGCTTAATAAATGATATTCCAATGCATACAAATTGGTCAAAGGTTGAGCCATTGAATAAAGGCTGGTCAGATGATAAAAAGTTCTATATCGAAGACAATACCGGACGAAAGCTTCTTCTCAGAGTATCTGATTACTCAAAATATGAGGTCAAACGTCTGGAAAATGAATATATGAATAAGGCTTCAAGCTTGGGAATAACAATGTCAAAGCCCCTGGATTTCGGGGTCTGTTCTAATGGAAAAAGCGTATATTTACTTTTAACATGGGTAGAGGGTGAGGATGCGGAGACGGCCTTGCCAAAGATTAGTGAAAGAGAGCAATATAACCTGGGCCTAAAAGCAGGGCAGATATTACAGAAAATACATACAATACCTGCTGCGGGGAATCAGGAAGGATGGGCAGACAGATACAAAAGAAAAATTGAACAAAAAATCAGAGCCTACCGGGACTGTTCTGTTAAACTTGACAATGATGCTGAGTTTATACGATTTTTAGAGAAGAACATTTCTTGTTTGAATTATAGACCACAAGTGTATCAGCATGGGGATTTTCATATAGGTAACCTTATTGTCACCAAAGATAATGACATTGGGGTAATTGATTTTAATAGGAGCGATTTTGGAGACCCGTGGGAAGAATTTAATAGATGTGTTTTTTCTTGTAAAGTCAGTGTTCCATTTGTATTAGGGCAAATACACGGATATTTCGACCAACGGGTGCCGGACATGTTTTTTAGGCTAATGGCGCTTTATATTATAACGGATATAATTTCTTCAATACCTTGGGCTATACCATTTGGAGAAGAAGACGTAAAATATATGATTAACAATGCTAATGAAGTATATAGTTACTTTAATGGGTTAAAGACGTATGTACCTATATGGTACAAGGACAGCTTTATGTGA
- a CDS encoding MerR family transcriptional regulator: MSELIKISEVALKYDISTRALRYYEDAGLIKSIRTEDYAYRLFDDKAIKRIEQILVLRKLNIAIKDIKKIFLCNSLEALLEVLSNKVNEIDDEVTLLHELKEIVATFIKQLEKCDFKEDMDLNLLYERANVIEERLNESKEASGDSSMERLLEVAEKLEKMPDIRIILLPKVKMARSGNTDLGEFDKWWSSVVVEQSLFPRDFMWYNSKLNYFEWLFTIPENMTDTNGYEVFDFPGGLYAVATAYDEGEEISRINGLIHKWIDESEEFEVSNNENDTDERYDMGHIVSPMGVYRSQMDLFIPIVKKVNVK, from the coding sequence ATGAGTGAATTAATCAAAATATCTGAAGTGGCATTAAAATATGATATCTCAACCAGGGCACTGCGATACTATGAGGATGCGGGGCTTATCAAGAGTATTCGTACCGAGGACTACGCCTATAGATTATTCGATGATAAGGCAATAAAGCGGATTGAGCAGATACTGGTTTTGAGAAAATTAAACATAGCAATTAAGGATATAAAAAAGATTTTTTTATGTAATAGTTTAGAAGCTCTATTAGAGGTTTTAAGTAATAAGGTTAATGAAATAGATGACGAAGTTACACTTTTGCATGAGTTAAAAGAAATTGTTGCTACATTCATAAAACAGCTTGAGAAATGTGACTTTAAGGAAGATATGGATTTAAACTTATTGTATGAAAGAGCGAATGTAATAGAAGAAAGATTGAATGAAAGTAAAGAAGCAAGTGGCGATTCATCAATGGAAAGATTGCTTGAAGTTGCAGAAAAACTTGAGAAAATGCCGGACATCCGAATTATTCTGCTTCCGAAAGTGAAGATGGCACGTTCAGGAAATACTGATTTAGGAGAGTTTGATAAATGGTGGAGTAGTGTTGTAGTGGAGCAATCATTATTTCCACGTGATTTCATGTGGTATAATTCAAAACTTAATTATTTTGAATGGCTTTTTACTATTCCTGAGAATATGACTGATACGAATGGTTATGAAGTGTTTGATTTTCCGGGAGGTCTATATGCTGTTGCCACAGCGTATGACGAAGGTGAAGAAATAAGCAGGATAAATGGCTTGATACATAAATGGATAGATGAAAGTGAAGAATTTGAAGTCTCCAACAATGAAAATGATACTGACGAACGCTATGATATGGGGCATATTGTTTCTCCAATGGGGGTATACCGTTCCCAAATGGATTTGTTCATTCCTATTGTGAAAAAGGTAAATGTAAAGTAA
- a CDS encoding flavodoxin family protein, translating into MKIAVFHGSPRKGNTYKATKIFLDELTKYRDVQYTEFFLPEAMPEFCTGCQLCLGNPYEKCPHSKYVTPILNTIINSDALIFTTPHFGACSMTSCMKNLLDHLDFLTMNVAPRAELFKMKAFIITTGAGSVAAIKPIKKYLKNWGINRVYSLGFRMFTDRWNKMSQPKQMKFEKKLRRAANRYYNAPQKYPYISTIFMYYISKFILRKYVGIGKYPYEYWKEKGFFNKKPF; encoded by the coding sequence ATGAAGATTGCAGTGTTTCACGGGAGCCCCCGAAAGGGCAATACCTATAAGGCCACGAAAATCTTTTTAGATGAGTTGACAAAATACAGAGATGTTCAATACACAGAGTTTTTTCTTCCTGAAGCCATGCCAGAGTTTTGCACAGGGTGTCAACTTTGCCTTGGTAACCCATATGAAAAATGTCCTCATTCAAAATACGTAACTCCAATTTTGAACACAATAATTAATTCTGATGCACTGATATTTACCACTCCTCATTTTGGTGCTTGCAGTATGACATCTTGTATGAAAAACTTATTGGACCATCTGGACTTTTTGACAATGAATGTTGCACCCAGAGCCGAGTTGTTTAAAATGAAAGCATTTATCATTACGACAGGTGCAGGTTCTGTTGCAGCGATAAAGCCAATTAAAAAATATCTCAAGAATTGGGGCATTAACCGTGTTTACTCACTTGGTTTTAGGATGTTCACTGATAGATGGAATAAAATGTCGCAACCAAAACAAATGAAGTTTGAAAAAAAACTGCGTAGAGCTGCAAACAGATATTATAATGCCCCTCAAAAATACCCATATATTTCTACGATTTTCATGTATTACATATCAAAGTTTATTTTAAGGAAATACGTTGGTATAGGCAAATATCCATATGAATATTGGAAAGAAAAAGGTTTTTTTAATAAGAAGCCATTTTAA
- a CDS encoding aspartate ammonia-lyase yields MADNIKYRIERDSIGEKQVPEEAYYGIQSLRALENFQITGLTMHQDMIVSIVEIKKASAITNCEVGLISKKTTDAIVKACDEIISGKFRDQFIVDQIQGGAGTSINMNANEVIANRAIEILGGKKGDYSIVNPNDHVNYGQSTNDVFPTCGKMTAYKLLIKLEAQLKRLHDALIEKAIEFDDVIKMGRTQLQDAVPIRLGQEFKAYSEAIKRDLSRMQRAMDEMKYVNLGGTAIGTGLNADEQYLQFVVQNLAKVSGLGLMQAFDLVDATQNLDGYVATSGIIKSCSVNLSKMANDLRLMSSGPRTGFGEINLPPKQNGSSIMPGKVNPVIPEVVNQVAFNAIGNDMTITMASEAGQLELNAFEPIIFYKLFESIETTTYAVETLVDNCIVGITANREHCKALVDNSVGIITAICPYVGYSKAAEIAKKAINTGEVIRKLIIDEGLLDEEQLNIILDAMSMTEPGISGKYKMSNDKMNGLAENNNRTA; encoded by the coding sequence GTGGCAGATAATATTAAGTACCGAATAGAAAGAGATTCTATCGGTGAAAAACAAGTACCTGAAGAGGCTTATTACGGCATACAATCCTTGCGTGCATTAGAAAATTTTCAAATTACAGGATTGACAATGCATCAGGATATGATTGTCAGCATAGTTGAAATCAAAAAAGCATCGGCTATTACAAATTGTGAAGTGGGTTTAATTAGTAAAAAAACTACTGATGCCATTGTTAAGGCTTGTGATGAAATAATTTCCGGAAAATTTAGAGATCAATTTATCGTAGATCAGATACAAGGCGGAGCAGGTACTTCTATCAATATGAATGCAAACGAAGTGATTGCTAATCGTGCAATTGAGATTTTAGGCGGGAAAAAAGGCGATTATTCTATTGTAAATCCTAATGACCATGTAAATTATGGACAGTCTACTAATGATGTATTCCCAACATGCGGCAAAATGACAGCATACAAATTGCTGATAAAATTAGAGGCACAGCTAAAGCGTCTGCATGATGCATTAATAGAAAAGGCGATTGAGTTTGATGATGTGATTAAAATGGGAAGGACGCAGCTTCAAGATGCAGTTCCTATTCGGCTGGGTCAGGAGTTCAAGGCATACAGCGAAGCGATTAAAAGAGATTTATCCCGTATGCAAAGAGCAATGGATGAGATGAAATATGTAAATTTAGGAGGTACTGCCATAGGAACCGGGCTGAATGCAGATGAGCAGTATTTGCAATTTGTAGTTCAGAATTTGGCTAAGGTCTCAGGACTTGGTTTAATGCAGGCTTTTGACCTTGTTGATGCAACGCAGAATTTGGATGGATATGTAGCTACTTCAGGTATCATAAAAAGCTGCAGCGTAAATCTGTCTAAAATGGCGAATGATTTAAGACTCATGTCTTCGGGCCCAAGAACGGGCTTTGGCGAAATAAACCTCCCTCCGAAGCAGAACGGTTCTTCAATTATGCCGGGAAAGGTAAATCCGGTAATACCTGAAGTTGTAAACCAGGTAGCTTTCAATGCTATTGGAAATGATATGACTATAACTATGGCATCGGAAGCTGGGCAATTGGAGTTAAATGCTTTTGAACCTATTATTTTTTATAAGCTTTTTGAGTCTATTGAAACAACCACATATGCTGTTGAAACGTTAGTGGATAACTGTATAGTAGGAATTACTGCAAACAGAGAGCACTGCAAAGCTTTAGTCGACAATAGCGTGGGAATAATAACTGCTATTTGTCCTTATGTAGGATATTCAAAGGCAGCTGAAATTGCCAAAAAAGCTATTAATACCGGAGAAGTAATCAGAAAGCTTATTATTGATGAAGGTTTATTGGATGAAGAACAGTTAAATATTATCTTAGATGCTATGTCAATGACTGAGCCTGGAATATCAGGGAAATACAAGATGTCAAATGACAAGATGAACGGATTAGCCGAAAACAATAACAGAACTGCATAA
- a CDS encoding amino acid ABC transporter ATP-binding protein, whose protein sequence is MATEKEAVMSAGNEEPIITCKNINKWFGSHHVLRDVSLDVKRGEVIVIIGPSGSGKSTFIRTINVLEEIQNGEITVNGIKLSDNVSDIEAIRKETGMVFQQFNLFPHMTILDNLTLAPIWVRKWPKSKAEKIALELLERVGIHDQAKKYPGQLSGGQQQRVAIARTLAMQPEIILFDEPTSALDPEMIKEVLDVMKTLAKSDKTLLVVTHEMKFAREVADRVIFFDGGNIVESGPPAQVFENPKHERTKLFLSQILK, encoded by the coding sequence ATGGCGACTGAAAAAGAAGCAGTTATGAGTGCTGGTAATGAGGAACCTATTATAACATGCAAAAATATTAATAAGTGGTTTGGGAGTCATCATGTATTACGTGATGTTTCACTGGATGTTAAGCGTGGAGAAGTAATAGTTATCATAGGCCCGTCGGGATCAGGAAAATCAACATTTATTCGTACAATTAATGTTTTGGAGGAAATACAAAATGGTGAAATTACAGTTAACGGTATAAAATTGTCCGATAATGTTTCTGATATAGAAGCAATAAGAAAAGAGACCGGTATGGTATTTCAGCAGTTTAATCTTTTTCCCCATATGACAATTTTGGATAATTTAACTCTTGCACCGATATGGGTTAGGAAATGGCCTAAGAGCAAGGCTGAAAAAATTGCGTTGGAGTTATTGGAACGTGTTGGTATCCATGATCAGGCAAAAAAATATCCCGGACAGTTATCCGGAGGCCAGCAGCAGCGTGTGGCTATAGCCAGAACATTGGCAATGCAGCCGGAAATTATACTTTTTGATGAACCGACTTCTGCGCTTGATCCCGAAATGATTAAGGAAGTTCTTGATGTTATGAAAACTTTAGCCAAATCTGACAAAACGTTACTTGTCGTAACGCATGAAATGAAGTTTGCGCGTGAAGTTGCTGATAGGGTTATTTTCTTTGATGGTGGAAATATAGTTGAGTCGGGACCTCCCGCACAAGTCTTTGAAAATCCTAAGCATGAACGTACAAAGCTTTTCCTGTCACAAATATTGAAGTAA
- a CDS encoding amino acid ABC transporter permease produces the protein MEIKMSFLQQKSKIIDWLKKNLFGSWISGIVTCLFAIITIFIAKAVLKFIFVTAKWDVIPANLKILMVGQYTASEVWRVWLSLSVVVFLLGVLWGIKRGIIKAVSFSIIAIFAITLLLPFVSIATRVWAFTQILLTLAGFWIGHKFKFIKKYYFLGWLLSVPIILILLNGVGNMKDVNTNLWGGFLLTVLIAVVDIVLSFPIGVLLALGRRSKLVVIRWFCIIYIEVIRGVPLITVLFGAQLLLPLFLGNGLELNNVLRVMIGFTLFNAAYVAETVRGGMQIIPQGQYEAAQALGLNYVQRITFVIMPQALRSVVPALVGSVIEVFKDTSLVAIVSLMDLLGIAKRVVANPQFLGRQMEVFLFVAAVFFVICTVISKISKRMEVSSSYGKV, from the coding sequence ATGGAGATTAAAATGTCTTTTTTACAGCAGAAATCGAAAATTATAGATTGGTTGAAGAAAAATTTATTTGGAAGTTGGATAAGCGGAATAGTAACTTGCTTATTTGCAATAATAACAATTTTTATTGCAAAAGCTGTTTTGAAATTTATATTTGTTACGGCAAAATGGGATGTAATTCCTGCAAACCTGAAAATTTTAATGGTTGGACAATACACGGCTTCTGAAGTGTGGAGGGTTTGGCTGTCGTTATCTGTAGTAGTATTTTTACTTGGAGTTTTATGGGGAATTAAAAGAGGAATTATCAAGGCAGTCTCTTTCTCTATAATTGCTATATTTGCAATAACACTTTTATTGCCATTTGTATCAATTGCAACAAGAGTGTGGGCATTTACTCAAATTTTACTTACATTAGCAGGATTTTGGATAGGACACAAGTTTAAATTTATAAAGAAGTATTATTTTTTAGGCTGGCTTCTATCTGTTCCGATCATATTAATTCTTCTGAACGGTGTGGGAAATATGAAGGATGTTAATACAAACCTTTGGGGAGGATTCCTGCTGACAGTACTTATTGCAGTGGTAGATATCGTGCTTTCATTTCCTATTGGTGTTTTATTGGCACTGGGTCGTCGTAGTAAACTTGTGGTAATACGTTGGTTCTGTATTATATATATTGAAGTTATTCGCGGAGTTCCATTGATAACTGTGCTGTTTGGGGCACAATTACTTCTTCCTTTATTTCTTGGCAATGGTTTGGAATTAAATAATGTTTTGAGAGTAATGATTGGATTTACTTTGTTTAATGCTGCGTATGTTGCCGAAACGGTTCGAGGCGGCATGCAAATAATCCCTCAGGGACAGTATGAGGCCGCTCAGGCACTTGGTTTAAATTATGTACAAAGAATTACGTTCGTTATTATGCCTCAAGCATTGAGAAGTGTGGTGCCGGCTTTGGTAGGCAGTGTAATAGAAGTATTTAAGGATACTTCGCTTGTAGCTATTGTAAGTTTGATGGACTTACTGGGTATTGCTAAAAGGGTTGTTGCAAATCCTCAATTTTTAGGCAGGCAAATGGAAGTGTTCTTGTTTGTTGCTGCAGTATTCTTTGTTATATGTACAGTAATATCTAAAATAAGCAAGCGCATGGAAGTATCATCTAGTTACGGTAAAGTTTAA